One window of Aspergillus oryzae RIB40 DNA, chromosome 3 genomic DNA carries:
- a CDS encoding putative U-box domain protein (chaperone-dependent E3 ubiquitin protein ligase (contains TPR repeats)), with translation MVPRSCIRKREIHKNPREPTFFTNRALTRIRLEKWAGVEQDARAAISLYGPKSASSLKSCWYLAQALLGLQRPQEAYEVAIDAYRASLAAKNVQTENLSKAVLRAKQQIWAQKETARLREMNSTLASVEVLIESDLNRALAELQGKLDRKEIGQIGFVEDEKALREDAEKHTQNVRDAFRIASKGDIQERVVPDYLVDGITFEIMHDPVITPSGTSFDRIGIQKYVEQAGVDPITRTSMTVNDLRPNYALKAACEEFLNKNGWAVDW, from the exons ATGGTGCCGAGGAGCTGTATTCGCAAGCGTGA AATCCACAAGAATCCGCGCGAACCGACGTTCTTCACGAACCGCGCTCTGACTCGGATACGGCTCGAGAAATGGGCAGGTGTGGAACAGGATGCGCGCGCCGCGATTAGTCTGTACGGGCCCAAGAGCGCCTCCAGCCTGAAGAGCTGCTGGTACCTGGCGCAGGCGCTGTTGGGACTGCAGCGTCCGCAGGAGGCGTATGAGGTGGCGATCGATGCGTACCGGGCGAGTCTGGCGGCGAAGAACGTGCAGACGGAGAATCTGTCCAAGGCAGTTCTGCGCGCGAAGCAGCAGATTTGGGCGCAGAAGGAGACGGCGCGGCTGCGCGAGATGAACTCGACGTTGGCGAGTGTAGAGGTTTTGATTGAGTCGGATTTGAACCGGGCGTTGGCGGAATTGCAGGGGAAGTTGGATCGGAAAGAGATTGGGCAGATTGGGTTCgtcgaggatgagaaggcgcTCCGCGAAGATGCAGAGAAGCATACCCAGAATGTGAGAGATGCTTTCCGCATTGCATCCAAGGGGGACATCCAGGAGAGG GTTGTACCCGATTATCTGGTCGACGGTATCACCTTCGAGATCATGCACGACCCCGTCATCACCCCGTCTGGGACCAGCTTTGACCGCATTGGCATCCAAAAGTATGTTGAGCAGGCCGGTGTCGACCCGATTACTCGGACGTCTATGACGGTCAACGACCTGCGACCCAACTATGCGCTCAAAGCGGCGTGCGAGGAGTTCCTGAACAAGAACGGCTGGGCTGTAGATTGGTAG